A portion of the Epinephelus moara isolate mb chromosome 4, YSFRI_EMoa_1.0, whole genome shotgun sequence genome contains these proteins:
- the si:dkey-237j10.2 gene encoding uncharacterized protein si:dkey-237j10.2 → MLAEGFLRVLRYREERKFASKQKSSQTHHPEQFNSILFETNSTDLQTDSAEAGPNREELDPRPVKMAPQGPAGLLIPGCPPPLNLDPDFTACLDDCSLLEQYPDLQVADSGRISQNPQRPAIPLHNLYTPAPEASRQPEWAAQESPQGGRVSSIPDQGYLVMGASVNISLDLPGSRLEPMSNSVLNGLLEKQLEEVYMQHLTDNLARCNSHLGNSLLHGLVPPPQPSSQLQGPDSLEASLEQGSGGDSNKKISYLSTQNLPHCSSNFSSPVLRISEADNAHMQ, encoded by the exons ATGTTGGCCGAAGGTTTTCTCAGAGTGCTGCGTTACAGGGAGGAGAGAAAGTTTGCTTCCAAGCAGAAGAGTTCGCAGACACATCATCCGGAACAGTTCAACAGTATCCTCTTCGAGACAAACTCTACAGACCTACAAACAGATTCAGCTGAAGCAG GTCCAAACCGGGAAGAACTCGATCCTAGACCAGTGAAAATGGCACCTCAAGGTCCTGCAGGCCTCTTAATCCCTGGGTGCCCACCCCCTCTCAACCTGGACCCTGACTTTACAGCGTGCTTAGACGATTGTAGCCTGCTGGAACAGTATCCAGACCTGCAGGTGGCTGACTCAGGCCGCATCTCACAGAACCCACAGAGACCCGCCATCCCCTTGCACAATTTGTACACGCCTGCCCCTGAAGCCTCCCGTCAACCAGAATGGGCAGCCCAGGAGAGCCCACAAGGTGGGCGTGTCTCATCGATACCAGACCAGGGTTATCTGGTTATGGGAGCCAGTGTGAACATCAGCTTGGATCTGCCCGGATCAAGGTTGGAGCCCATGTCTAACTCGGTGCTGAACGGGCTGCTGGAGAAACAGCTGGAGGAGGTGTACATGCAGCATCTGACTGACAACTTGGCTCGATGTAACTCCCACCTGGGGAACAGCCTCCTACATGGCCTGGTGCCTCCGCCGCAGCCCAGCAGCCAGCTGCAGGGGCCTGACTCACTGGAGGCCAGTCTGGAACAGGGATCAGGAGGGGACAGCAACAAGAAGATTAGTTATCTGAGCACCCAGAACTTACCTCATTGCTCGTCTAACTTCAGCTCCCCTGTGCTGAGGATTTCAGAGGCTGACAATGCTCATATGCAATGA